Part of the Sulfurimonas denitrificans DSM 1251 genome is shown below.
CTAGATTGTATAGGTTGTCTTGCATTAAAACTCTTTTGCCATTTTTTCTACTTCTTGTACAAATCTATCAACAAGCTCATGTTCATCGAGATTTGCTACAACTTCGCCTTTAACCATAACAAGCCCTTTTCCTTTGCCATAGGCAATAGCAATGTCTGCATGAGCTGCTTCTCCGATAGCATTTACAACGCATCCCATAACTGAGACATTAAGCGGTGCTTTTATATGTGTTGTTCGTCTCTCTATTTCGCCAACAGCGCTAACCAAATCAGCTTCTATGCGACCACATGTAGGACAGGAGATAATATTTAATCCATCTTTTGCAGCGCCACTATCTTTGAGTATTGCACGAGCAACATTTATCTCCTCTTCAAGCTCACCTGTAATACTAACTCTCATAGTATCGCCGATTCCATCAAGAAGAAGTGCACCTAAACCAATGGAGCTTTTTACTGTTGCATGAAAAAGTGTTCCAGCTTCTGTAACACCTAGATGAAAAGGGTAGTTGTTTTTTGGACGCAACATTCTGTATGCATCAACAGTCCTTTGAACATCACTAGCTTTTAGAGAAATCTTAATATCATCAAATCCCAAATCTTCTAAAAACTTAATGTTATACTCAGCAGAGGCTACCATACCCTCTGAAGTCTGTCCATACTTGTTTAAAAACTCTTTTTCCAAACTTCCAGCATTTACACCGATACGTATTGGGATGTTTCGTTCTTGGCAAGCTTTTACTACCTCTTTAACACGCTCACGTGAACCAATGTTTCCTGGATTTATTCGTATGCAGTCAACTACTTCTGCGGCAATTAGAGCTAGGCGATAGTTGAAGTGAATATCTGCAACAAGAGGAAGCGAGATTTGCTCTTTAATAGCCCTTAGTGCCAGAGCATCTTCCATCTCTGGAACTGCTACACGAACTATGTCACACCCGGCAAAATGGAGTCTTTTTATCTGCTCTACAGTTGAGAAAACATCTGAAGTTTTAGAAAATGTCATTGACTGAACACTTATAGGTGAATCACCACCAACTGCTACATTGCCCACAAATATCTGTTTAGTTTTTACTCTATTTATCATAGAGAGATTTTAGCTAGATTGGGATAAAAAAGTGCTTTTATTTTATATTATGCGCTAAAATTAACGTGTTGGTTTTAGCGGCAGGGAGTAAAGTCCCTACAACTCTCTAAAGCTATGAAAAACTTCATTTTTTAAGAGTTGCAGGTTGGGTAGTCAAGGTTTTAAAACTTAAATGTAAGGTTTGTGTAGAAGTATCTACCTGGCTCGTTTAATAACATTGTATTATCAGCTAAGGTAAGAAGAGTTAAGTCAACATAAGAGTTGCTTTGTTTGTAAGTTTTGTCAAATATATTATTTACACCCACGCTTAAGTCTGTATATTTGTTGATAGCATGTTTTACTTTTGCATTATAGATGCTCCATCCAGCAAGCTCTTGCTCACCATTATCACTATCAATCGTATCCCATCTATCAGATGCTTGCATCTCAAGTGTAGCTTTTGAGTTATTCATATACTCATAGTTAAGAGCAACATTTCCTCTAAGAGGCGCAATATCAGACAGGTCTCTATCTTTTTGAGTTGGGGTTGAAGTTTTTCTACCTTTTTTATATGAAGCACTTGCATCCATAGTTAAAGCGTCAGTTATAAAGTAAGAGCCACTTAGCTCTAAACCATAAACTTTAGCATCAATATTTTCAAAAGCATAAGCAGTTGGAGATGTATGTTTTAGGTAGATATAATCCTCTAACATAGAGTAAAATGTTTTTGCTTTAAACATAAAACTATCATAAGATGCTTCATATCCAAGATCAATCTCTCTATTTTTAGTCTGTTTTAGATTTTGAGTTCCTAAGCCACCAATATATAACTCTCTAGCATCAGGAACACGAGCTGATGAACCAACACCCAAAAATATGCTGTTTTGAGCATCAAGAGAGTAAGTTGCTATAATATTTGCATTAAGAGCTGAGTAATCATTATCTTGCTTTGTAACATCGTCTGGTTTTATGGTAGTCGAGTCAAATCTCGCACCACTCTCAATTTTTAAATCTCCAAAACTCTTTTCTACCTTAGCAAATAGAGCTCTGTTGTCAGTTTGAGTATGTGTTAAACTAACACTAGAAGCGCCAACAACTCCAGTTGTAGCGTTTGTCCCATAGCTTCTACCTTCCCATGTTCTTCTGCTGCCATCAAGACCAAAGAGTATTTTATACTCATCTAAATCAAAACTATTTTTAAGTTTTACGCCTTGCATTGAAGTTTTTAAATGATTTGTCATGTACGAAGTAGCACCAGAAACTCTATATTTTGTATCCATCGGGTGATCTACATCAGAGTAGTAATACTGGATATTTATATTTTTATATTTATTTGTTACATTGTCAATATTGTACTCAACACTATAAATATTTGAGTCATCGTATGCTGCGTCCATTTTTGAATTTGCATATAACACATCATCACTTCTGTTGCCTGTGTAACTCAGACGAAGCTCTTGATCTTCAAGGGTTTTTACAAAAACCTTACTCATAATGCTTTTTTTTGTATATGCTTCTATATCTTTGTATTGTGTTTGAAATCTTGTCATAGCAGGAGCGGAACCATTAGTTATGGCTTTGTCAACCTGTTCAGAGAGAGTGTCTCCATTGCCATCTTTATATTGATCACTTGTCTCATAAGATGCACTAATTAGAGCACGGATAGTATCAGTTCCACCACTTCCTGTTACACCTAATTTTTTATAACCCCAGCTTCCTAAACCAAAGTTTACTTCACCATGCATATCTTTTGTAGGTTTTTTTGTAGTGATTTTTAATCCACCACTCATTGTGCCAAAAGTCTCTACATCATAAGGTCCCTCAATTACTTCAACCTTATCTATCTGATTTGCTAAAATATGAGAAACAGGTGGGTCCATTCTATTTGGACATGCACCACAAACTTTTGTTCCATCAACTTCAACAGAGATGTTATCTCTTTTTTGTCCACGGATAAAAATGTCGTTTGCAATGCCGCTTCTGCGATTCATATCTATACTTGGAACGCTTGAACTTAGTGCTTGAGCTAAGTCTGCTGAGACTTGAGCATTTTGGCTTACTTCAGTTATAGTAGTTGATTCGACATTTACACTTGGTAATGCAACTTCATTTGCACCTAAAATAGTTACCGCTACAAGCGATAAAGGGATGATTTTTTTACTTAACATATAATTAACCTTAATTTTTAAAATAAGTTAATTATATAAGTTTTTTGTTACAAAAGTGTTAAATCAATTGAAAAAATATGTTAAAATTGCGTAATGAATATACAGATGATAAAAAAAATTATTTTAATAGTTTTAGGTTTAAGCCTCTCGGCTTATTTGATTTATAGTGGTTTTGAGATTTTGAATCATGAAGAGGCAAAACCCAAAGAGAGTGTTGAAGTTAAATAAGCTCAACACCTTTAGCAAAGTTCATAGTAACACAGTGAAGTGAACCATGTTGCTTTATAAGCGTAAAGCAGTTAATTGGCACGATATCTTTTGTAGGAAATGTATCTTTAAATATTTTAAGCGCTTCTTCATCCTCTTTTACCCCATAAATTGGCACTAATACAGCACCATTTACAAAAAGAAAATTTGCATAAGTTGCAGGTAGTCTCTCGTTATCGAAGTAACATGCTTCACTCATTGGAAGTGCAATAAGTTTAAAACCTTCATCTTTTGCAAATACTTTAAGCTCATCCTCCATAAGTTTTAACTCTTTGTAGTGTTCATCATTTTTATCTTCACACTTAACATACATGATAGTTTTCTCATCAACAAATCTAGCCAAAGTATCTACATGTGAGTCTGTGTCATCACCTGCTAGGTAGCCATGATTTAGATAAAGAATTTTGCTCATACCAAACTCATCTTTTAGTATTTGAGTCATCTGCTCTTTTTTAAGAGAACTATTTCTATTTTTATTTAACATACACTCTGAAGTTGTGAGAATCGTATTGACTCCATTGCTCTCAACTCCACCGCCCTCTAAAATCAAATCAATCGTTTTGAGTTTTTTACTGTAACTGTGTGCTATTTCTTTACTCATAACGTTATCTTTAGAAGCTTCAAACTTTCCGCCCCAACCTGTAAATGTAAAGTCAAGAAGTTCTACATTGGAGCCATTTTCAATACATAAAGCGGAACAATCCCTTGCCCAAGTGTCATTTGTCTCATACTCTACAAAGTACAAGTTCTTATTTGGCTCAAATCTTCTTTTCACATCTTGAACGTCAGCAGACACAACAAGACACTTTTGATACTTGATAATCTCTTTAATGATATTTTCAAAGGTCTCTTCAGCTTCGCTCAAATACTCTACCCAATCACTATTTACATGTGGAAAAATTATTTGTGTAAAACTCTGCTCTTCAAACTCTGCTATAAACCTTTTCATTTGGTATAATTCCTTCATGGCTACAATAATTTTAAATAAAAACAATTTTTT
Proteins encoded:
- the ispG gene encoding flavodoxin-dependent (E)-4-hydroxy-3-methylbut-2-enyl-diphosphate synthase, translated to MINRVKTKQIFVGNVAVGGDSPISVQSMTFSKTSDVFSTVEQIKRLHFAGCDIVRVAVPEMEDALALRAIKEQISLPLVADIHFNYRLALIAAEVVDCIRINPGNIGSRERVKEVVKACQERNIPIRIGVNAGSLEKEFLNKYGQTSEGMVASAEYNIKFLEDLGFDDIKISLKASDVQRTVDAYRMLRPKNNYPFHLGVTEAGTLFHATVKSSIGLGALLLDGIGDTMRVSITGELEEEINVARAILKDSGAAKDGLNIISCPTCGRIEADLVSAVGEIERRTTHIKAPLNVSVMGCVVNAIGEAAHADIAIAYGKGKGLVMVKGEVVANLDEHELVDRFVQEVEKMAKEF
- a CDS encoding TonB-dependent receptor, translated to MLSKKIIPLSLVAVTILGANEVALPSVNVESTTITEVSQNAQVSADLAQALSSSVPSIDMNRRSGIANDIFIRGQKRDNISVEVDGTKVCGACPNRMDPPVSHILANQIDKVEVIEGPYDVETFGTMSGGLKITTKKPTKDMHGEVNFGLGSWGYKKLGVTGSGGTDTIRALISASYETSDQYKDGNGDTLSEQVDKAITNGSAPAMTRFQTQYKDIEAYTKKSIMSKVFVKTLEDQELRLSYTGNRSDDVLYANSKMDAAYDDSNIYSVEYNIDNVTNKYKNINIQYYYSDVDHPMDTKYRVSGATSYMTNHLKTSMQGVKLKNSFDLDEYKILFGLDGSRRTWEGRSYGTNATTGVVGASSVSLTHTQTDNRALFAKVEKSFGDLKIESGARFDSTTIKPDDVTKQDNDYSALNANIIATYSLDAQNSIFLGVGSSARVPDARELYIGGLGTQNLKQTKNREIDLGYEASYDSFMFKAKTFYSMLEDYIYLKHTSPTAYAFENIDAKVYGLELSGSYFITDALTMDASASYKKGRKTSTPTQKDRDLSDIAPLRGNVALNYEYMNNSKATLEMQASDRWDTIDSDNGEQELAGWSIYNAKVKHAINKYTDLSVGVNNIFDKTYKQSNSYVDLTLLTLADNTMLLNEPGRYFYTNLTFKF
- a CDS encoding agmatine deiminase family protein, with the translated sequence MKRFIAEFEEQSFTQIIFPHVNSDWVEYLSEAEETFENIIKEIIKYQKCLVVSADVQDVKRRFEPNKNLYFVEYETNDTWARDCSALCIENGSNVELLDFTFTGWGGKFEASKDNVMSKEIAHSYSKKLKTIDLILEGGGVESNGVNTILTTSECMLNKNRNSSLKKEQMTQILKDEFGMSKILYLNHGYLAGDDTDSHVDTLARFVDEKTIMYVKCEDKNDEHYKELKLMEDELKVFAKDEGFKLIALPMSEACYFDNERLPATYANFLFVNGAVLVPIYGVKEDEEALKIFKDTFPTKDIVPINCFTLIKQHGSLHCVTMNFAKGVELI